From Haloarcula sp. CBA1127, a single genomic window includes:
- a CDS encoding arabinofuranosyltransferase produces MLKYVKNRWFLFASIVFIITYYGISQLLPPSAWVYPARRIFVNFGLVLFIISILATYRFSHHLSNSFSYNSVILFSSFVTCTLIYLFATTEFGMGGISGDAAFHTAYITKFSEKWGLIDYYYKDLPSFYSPGYFYILGKFAWVFGLEPYHMMKWGAIFAAWSLPIANYHFWRFIANGWDAAKITYVIFLTPTLFLNLIPNTYTVLSYVIFVPWWIYYVNGINVRNNRRSLTFYIIGAIVGSIVFLIDYYPFLIGGVSLIIYSIYTRSVDQIKKSVPMLLITAIFASPFWSPLLWNLLTKPSTVQHSRFLKQQFINIPLPFIPDPETKATLIISSLFLLGVYNLLINTRKDLHQSLLVLILSCYVWYLVGYIGIAIGRPLMHVRADLLILVILSISVGTVRPDIENIVEKDTIIKILASTIIIFAVMQTSMIGIIDNPNYKESLYEDNPSPELEQTMSSLNTTNSVFLANHEIFSYYPVYSYVSYKAYYSHPNGQFSDRISYLRQISSATSGCEAFSLFRAAPYDRIDYILLESNNGAYRMYIGLDDFPRGSTGDQLRFSPSLFENKYFIQQSAGKYTLFVPRYNQFENRSC; encoded by the coding sequence ATGCTAAAATATGTTAAAAATAGATGGTTTCTATTCGCGTCAATAGTTTTCATAATCACGTACTATGGAATATCTCAATTACTACCACCATCTGCTTGGGTGTATCCAGCACGACGCATCTTTGTGAATTTTGGTTTGGTGTTATTTATCATTAGCATATTGGCAACATACCGGTTTAGTCATCATCTTTCCAATAGTTTCTCATATAATTCGGTTATATTATTTAGCTCGTTCGTAACTTGCACGCTCATCTATTTATTTGCAACTACAGAATTTGGAATGGGTGGCATTTCCGGGGATGCTGCCTTCCACACGGCATACATCACGAAATTCTCTGAAAAATGGGGGCTTATAGACTATTATTACAAAGACCTGCCTTCCTTTTATTCTCCAGGATATTTTTATATTCTTGGGAAATTTGCGTGGGTTTTCGGATTAGAGCCGTACCATATGATGAAGTGGGGTGCCATATTCGCGGCATGGTCACTTCCAATTGCAAACTATCACTTTTGGAGATTCATTGCTAATGGCTGGGATGCGGCAAAGATTACGTATGTTATTTTCCTTACGCCAACTTTATTCCTCAATCTTATACCAAATACATATACAGTACTAAGTTATGTCATATTCGTTCCTTGGTGGATCTATTACGTAAATGGAATTAATGTACGCAACAATCGTAGAAGTCTCACCTTCTATATCATCGGTGCCATAGTCGGATCAATAGTATTCTTAATTGACTACTATCCTTTTTTAATTGGGGGTGTATCTCTCATCATATATAGCATCTACACTCGTTCAGTTGACCAAATTAAAAAATCAGTTCCAATGCTTCTGATAACCGCAATTTTCGCTTCTCCATTCTGGTCCCCACTACTTTGGAATCTCTTGACCAAACCATCAACTGTTCAACATAGTCGATTTTTGAAACAACAATTCATTAATATACCGCTCCCATTTATTCCAGATCCAGAAACCAAAGCAACACTCATAATCAGCTCTCTGTTTTTACTAGGCGTCTATAATCTCTTGATCAATACTCGGAAAGATTTACACCAGTCTCTATTGGTTCTTATCTTATCATGTTATGTGTGGTATCTGGTCGGATATATTGGTATAGCCATCGGTCGGCCTCTAATGCACGTAAGAGCGGATCTCCTCATATTAGTCATACTTAGTATCTCCGTTGGAACAGTACGCCCCGATATTGAAAATATCGTGGAAAAAGATACGATAATCAAAATTTTGGCTAGCACAATAATAATATTTGCCGTCATGCAGACATCAATGATTGGGATTATCGACAACCCCAATTATAAAGAATCATTGTATGAAGACAACCCGTCACCGGAGCTTGAACAGACAATGAGCAGCCTCAACACCACAAATTCAGTCTTCTTAGCAAACCACGAGATTTTTTCGTACTACCCTGTCTACAGCTACGTATCATATAAGGCATACTATAGCCATCCGAATGGACAGTTCTCTGATCGAATAAGTTACTTACGGCAAATATCAAGCGCTACATCTGGCTGTGAAGCATTTTCATTATTTCGAGCGGCCCCATATGATAGAATCGACTATATCCTATTAGAATCCAACAATGGAGCGTACAGAATGTACATTGGTTTAGATGATTTTCCTAGGGGCTCAACCGGCGATCAATTGCGTTTCTCCCCGTCATTATTCGAAAATAAGTACTTTATACAACAATCCGCTGGAAAATATACTCTATTTGTGCCAAGATATAATCAATTTGAGAATAGATCCTGTTGA
- a CDS encoding tyrosine--tRNA ligase, protein MDTAERLDLVTRHTTEVVTEDELRTLFEESDPSAYIGYAPTGEMHIGHFTTMRKLADFLRAGVDVTVLIADLHAHLDDNKSPFDLLDARSTYYETAIEGMIEAAGADPEDVTFVRGTDFQLDEEYTLEMYRMAAETTISRTQRAASEVVRESESPNLGGLIYPLMQTLDVKALDADIAYGGVDQRGIYMLSREILPDHGGESPICLFAPLLSGLSGGKMSASDEASKVNLTDSPDEVDEKINQAYCPAGEVEENGVLEYLQHLVFPVLDVRGDSFVVERPEEYGGDLTYESYDEVESDFVSGELHPADLKPSAASAISDVIDPVRERLADEDELLAEAYPEKYGAE, encoded by the coding sequence ATGGATACCGCCGAGCGACTCGATCTGGTGACGCGACACACCACAGAGGTCGTCACCGAGGATGAACTGCGGACGCTGTTCGAGGAGAGCGACCCGTCGGCGTACATCGGCTACGCGCCGACCGGCGAGATGCACATCGGGCACTTCACGACGATGCGAAAGCTCGCGGACTTCCTGCGGGCCGGCGTCGACGTGACGGTCCTCATCGCGGACCTGCACGCCCACCTCGACGACAACAAGTCGCCCTTCGACCTGCTGGATGCCCGCTCGACCTACTACGAGACGGCCATCGAGGGCATGATTGAAGCGGCCGGCGCGGACCCCGAGGACGTGACCTTCGTCCGCGGGACCGACTTCCAGCTCGACGAGGAGTACACGCTGGAGATGTACCGGATGGCCGCCGAGACGACCATCTCGCGCACACAGCGCGCGGCCAGTGAGGTCGTCCGTGAATCTGAGAGCCCGAACCTTGGCGGACTCATCTACCCGCTGATGCAGACGCTTGACGTGAAGGCACTGGACGCTGACATCGCCTACGGCGGTGTCGACCAGCGCGGCATCTATATGCTCTCGCGTGAGATTCTGCCGGACCACGGCGGCGAATCGCCGATCTGTCTGTTCGCGCCGCTGCTGTCGGGCCTCTCCGGTGGCAAGATGAGCGCCTCGGACGAAGCGTCGAAGGTCAACCTCACCGACAGCCCCGACGAGGTCGACGAGAAGATCAACCAGGCCTACTGCCCGGCCGGCGAGGTCGAGGAGAACGGCGTGCTGGAATACCTCCAGCACCTCGTCTTTCCGGTGCTGGACGTTCGCGGCGACTCCTTCGTCGTCGAGCGCCCGGAGGAGTACGGCGGCGACCTGACCTACGAGAGCTACGACGAGGTCGAATCGGACTTCGTCAGCGGCGAACTCCACCCCGCCGACCTGAAGCCCTCGGCCGCCAGCGCCATCTCGGACGTTATCGACCCGGTTCGGGAGCGACTGGCCGACGAAGACGAGCTGCTCGCCGAGGCCTACCCCGAAAAGTACGGCGCGGAGTGA
- a CDS encoding response regulator, protein MGKSTSVAVIDDDEDFRQLYKLWLPEEYEVIEAGDGRTGLQQIDGSIDAVLLDRQMPELSGETVAERLRQRSVTPAVVMISSVKPDVDILDIPVDSYLRKPADRDTLLSVLSTVRARCEYETQRRELLGLADRRATVADAVRATALAESDAYQRAVERLEQHDVSLADTVSEP, encoded by the coding sequence ATGGGGAAATCGACGAGCGTTGCGGTAATCGATGACGACGAAGACTTTAGACAGCTCTACAAGCTCTGGCTTCCGGAGGAATACGAGGTTATAGAGGCTGGTGACGGTCGTACGGGGTTACAGCAAATCGACGGCTCAATAGATGCAGTACTGCTGGACCGGCAGATGCCGGAACTGAGCGGCGAAACGGTCGCCGAAAGGCTCCGACAGCGGTCAGTTACCCCCGCTGTCGTTATGATCAGTAGCGTCAAGCCGGACGTGGATATTCTGGATATTCCCGTCGATTCGTATCTCAGAAAGCCCGCTGACCGGGATACCCTGTTGTCGGTGCTCTCGACAGTTCGTGCTCGATGCGAGTACGAGACGCAACGCCGGGAGCTCCTGGGACTTGCCGACCGCCGGGCAACAGTTGCCGACGCTGTACGGGCCACAGCGCTCGCGGAGAGCGACGCGTACCAGCGGGCCGTCGAACGGCTGGAACAACACGACGTATCACTCGCCGACACAGTGTCCGAACCGTAG
- a CDS encoding AAA domain-containing protein, giving the protein MSLLFDHVIGSFDLDDASLCVPDDDALDDHGDVVPARPVAEFAGHHDELAHPKEDWVCIPLHEPDSARVTDEFVAFTDHSLHGQIFVFKRDGERDFVDADAFRATGLADRIRFWHSDYVPETYPPSYDSPIDDSEPPRNPIPSAELLDGLRSHVEREREATRQQNRERAEGRTPDEVYEAGGDAVPELHARGRDDGMYRFRVDPPADVAARQDGDWAFVVESVFGIHEGNEVLVHDVDGTRGDGPLPVPATVERIRGRSVWLAVNWADIDGATTLESALTDGDATYGLTALLNPVPFDREREAVEPLADHRFRDVLAGDRPITFSNGAAARSDQFDAELNQEQQLAVEHALLADDLFCIHGPPGTGKTRTLVEIVRRAAQAGEDVLVCADSNQAVDNLVAGSSTGDAADPQSLHAYGQHGDRDYTLDRVNASQSANDVVRRAYSDVPGRADVVAVTNNSAATLAREFDLVVLDEATQSTCAASCIPLVRADRAVLAGDHRQLPPYSASDEPPKSSYGHSLFEHLYANGGVYDGVGLQLQTQYRMHRDIAYFPNRRFYDRTLRNGRAVDPLPDRPAIEGYNVGGRVETVGHSKSNPTEARLVAHLVEDLLSDVPAEEIGVITPYSAQVSKIREILAERTDAADGVTVDTIDSFQGGERTAIVLSLVRSNAEGNVGFLGRPVDGPRRLNVALTRAKRYCAVIADWHTLRYDADGKCTDLYSDFYQFVSNTDRLNDVDPEFIPV; this is encoded by the coding sequence ATGTCCCTCCTGTTCGACCACGTCATCGGGTCCTTCGACCTTGACGACGCGTCGCTGTGTGTCCCCGACGACGACGCCCTCGACGACCACGGCGATGTCGTCCCCGCGCGGCCGGTCGCCGAGTTCGCGGGCCATCACGACGAACTTGCCCATCCCAAGGAGGACTGGGTCTGTATCCCGTTGCACGAACCGGACTCGGCGCGGGTCACCGACGAGTTCGTCGCCTTCACCGACCACTCCCTGCACGGACAGATCTTCGTCTTCAAGCGCGACGGCGAGCGGGACTTCGTCGATGCGGACGCCTTCAGAGCCACAGGACTGGCCGACCGGATCCGCTTCTGGCACTCCGACTACGTCCCGGAAACGTACCCGCCCTCCTACGACTCACCGATAGACGACAGCGAACCGCCCCGAAATCCGATCCCGTCGGCGGAACTGCTCGACGGCTTGCGTTCTCACGTCGAACGCGAACGCGAGGCGACTCGCCAGCAGAACCGAGAGCGCGCCGAGGGGCGCACACCTGACGAGGTGTACGAGGCCGGTGGCGACGCAGTCCCCGAACTCCACGCGCGGGGCCGAGACGACGGAATGTATCGGTTCCGCGTCGACCCGCCCGCTGACGTCGCCGCAAGGCAGGACGGTGACTGGGCATTCGTCGTGGAATCCGTGTTCGGTATCCACGAGGGAAACGAGGTGCTGGTTCACGACGTGGACGGGACCCGAGGAGACGGCCCGCTTCCGGTCCCGGCGACAGTCGAGCGCATCCGCGGACGGTCGGTCTGGCTCGCGGTGAACTGGGCCGATATCGATGGTGCGACGACGCTCGAAAGCGCACTCACCGACGGTGACGCCACCTACGGGCTCACAGCATTGCTCAATCCCGTTCCGTTCGACCGCGAACGGGAGGCGGTCGAGCCGCTGGCTGACCACCGCTTCCGGGACGTGCTCGCCGGCGACCGGCCGATAACCTTCTCGAATGGGGCGGCCGCCCGGAGCGACCAGTTTGACGCGGAACTGAATCAGGAGCAGCAACTGGCTGTCGAGCACGCGCTGCTGGCCGACGACCTGTTCTGTATTCACGGACCGCCGGGGACCGGGAAGACGCGGACGCTGGTCGAAATCGTCCGCCGGGCCGCACAGGCCGGTGAGGACGTGCTGGTGTGTGCGGACTCGAATCAGGCCGTCGACAACCTCGTGGCGGGGTCGTCGACGGGCGACGCGGCGGACCCGCAGTCACTGCACGCCTACGGCCAGCACGGCGACCGCGATTACACGCTCGACCGCGTGAACGCGAGCCAGTCGGCAAACGACGTTGTGCGGCGCGCCTACAGCGACGTGCCCGGGCGGGCCGACGTAGTGGCAGTAACGAACAACAGCGCCGCCACGCTCGCCCGTGAGTTCGACCTGGTGGTGCTCGACGAAGCGACCCAGTCCACCTGTGCGGCGTCGTGTATCCCGCTAGTCCGGGCCGACCGCGCCGTGCTCGCAGGCGACCACCGGCAGCTCCCGCCCTACAGCGCCAGCGACGAACCGCCGAAGTCGAGCTACGGCCACTCGCTGTTCGAGCATCTCTACGCCAACGGCGGCGTCTACGATGGTGTTGGCCTCCAGCTACAGACCCAGTACCGCATGCACCGGGACATCGCGTACTTCCCGAATCGGCGGTTCTACGACCGGACGCTGCGGAACGGGCGGGCCGTCGACCCGCTTCCAGACCGACCAGCGATAGAGGGGTACAACGTCGGCGGCCGGGTCGAAACCGTCGGGCACTCCAAGTCCAATCCCACCGAAGCCCGACTGGTCGCGCATCTCGTTGAGGACCTGCTGTCGGACGTGCCCGCCGAGGAAATCGGCGTCATCACACCGTACAGCGCGCAGGTGTCGAAGATACGGGAGATACTCGCCGAGCGTACTGACGCCGCTGACGGCGTCACCGTCGACACCATCGACTCGTTTCAGGGCGGCGAACGGACGGCTATCGTCCTGTCGCTCGTCCGGAGCAACGCCGAGGGGAACGTCGGGTTCCTCGGGCGACCGGTCGACGGCCCTCGTCGGTTGAATGTCGCACTCACCCGAGCGAAGCGGTACTGCGCCGTCATCGCTGACTGGCACACGCTCCGCTACGACGCGGACGGGAAGTGTACGGACCTCTACAGCGACTTCTATCAGTTCGTCTCGAACACCGACCGCCTGAACGACGTGGACCCCGAGTTCATTCCGGTGTAG
- a CDS encoding DMT family transporter, with translation MEYWYPRSRRDVTAVFAGGVFLVGGTGIGFIAQQFITAGVAAIIFSLAHIVTAVLAWPLLPEERLSGRDYAGVLLGFVGIAVVIRPDPASLLDSELGAVLVRRSRTSMPIPTLIGWAMVLEGTVHVVFAIAVGESIASIQPTPLAVAMVVHLSVFTGVFGLVMYLALMGEVGPLKANLTTYLTPIVALAIGWVLLGERIQPLTLVGFGIIVAGFALLESREITAKLIKYRSLYR, from the coding sequence ATGGAGTACTGGTATCCTCGTTCTCGACGGGACGTGACAGCGGTGTTCGCCGGGGGCGTGTTTCTGGTCGGTGGGACGGGTATCGGGTTCATCGCCCAGCAATTCATTACCGCCGGCGTCGCTGCGATCATCTTCAGTCTTGCCCACATCGTCACGGCAGTGCTCGCGTGGCCGCTGCTCCCGGAAGAGCGGCTTAGCGGCCGCGACTACGCCGGTGTTCTCTTGGGTTTCGTCGGAATCGCCGTCGTCATCCGTCCGGATCCGGCGAGCCTTCTTGACTCGGAACTCGGAGCCGTCCTTGTCCGACGTAGCCGGACTTCCATGCCAATCCCAACGCTCATCGGCTGGGCGATGGTGCTTGAGGGGACCGTCCACGTCGTGTTCGCAATTGCAGTCGGCGAATCGATTGCGAGCATTCAACCGACACCGCTGGCAGTGGCGATGGTAGTCCATCTCAGCGTTTTCACCGGGGTGTTCGGGCTCGTGATGTACCTCGCACTGATGGGCGAGGTGGGTCCGTTGAAAGCAAACCTGACGACGTATCTTACCCCTATCGTCGCCCTGGCGATTGGGTGGGTACTACTGGGCGAGCGCATCCAGCCCCTGACGCTTGTCGGCTTCGGGATCATCGTCGCCGGGTTCGCACTACTGGAGAGTCGAGAGATTACTGCCAAACTTATCAAGTACCGCAGCCTGTACCGGTGA
- a CDS encoding D-2-hydroxyacid dehydrogenase: MANIVVTRYGVHGMPVDQYVTALRERLPEWDVAVAETPEAERDLIADATVLTGNDVSPELVDTADSLQLFAGTYAGYDHLPLSDLADRDIALTTASGVHGPNVAENVVGSWLAFARGFFTARRHQRDHVWQSFHTDDFAGSRVCIVGLGEIGEAIADRVQGFDVETVGVRYSPEKGGPTDEVYGFDEIHEAVTDTEYVGLACPLTDATRHLIDAEVFRTMHPDAVLTNVARGPVVDTDALVSALQRNHIGGAALDVTDPEPLPSGHPLWDFENVLITPHNAGHTPSYYERLADIVAENVRQAERTGEWDGLRNQIEL; this comes from the coding sequence ATGGCCAACATCGTCGTGACGCGTTACGGTGTTCACGGAATGCCAGTCGACCAGTACGTGACAGCGCTCCGGGAACGACTGCCGGAGTGGGATGTCGCCGTCGCAGAGACGCCCGAAGCCGAGCGGGACTTGATTGCGGATGCGACAGTCCTGACTGGGAATGATGTCTCGCCAGAACTGGTCGACACTGCCGACTCGCTGCAGCTGTTTGCAGGGACATACGCTGGATACGACCACCTCCCACTCTCGGACCTGGCGGACCGTGACATCGCGCTCACGACGGCCTCCGGTGTCCACGGCCCGAACGTCGCCGAGAACGTCGTCGGGTCATGGCTCGCCTTCGCCCGGGGCTTCTTCACTGCCCGTCGCCACCAGCGCGACCACGTCTGGCAGTCGTTCCACACCGACGACTTCGCCGGCAGCCGTGTCTGCATCGTCGGCCTCGGCGAGATCGGCGAGGCCATCGCCGACCGCGTGCAGGGATTCGACGTGGAGACCGTTGGCGTCCGCTACTCGCCGGAGAAGGGTGGCCCGACCGACGAGGTGTACGGCTTCGACGAGATCCACGAGGCGGTCACCGATACGGAGTACGTCGGGCTTGCCTGCCCGCTCACCGACGCGACGCGCCATCTTATCGACGCGGAGGTGTTCCGGACGATGCATCCCGACGCCGTGCTCACCAACGTGGCCCGCGGCCCAGTTGTCGATACCGACGCGCTGGTCAGTGCGCTCCAGCGCAACCACATCGGCGGCGCGGCCCTGGACGTGACCGACCCCGAACCGCTGCCCAGCGGCCATCCGCTGTGGGACTTCGAGAACGTCCTCATCACGCCACACAACGCCGGCCACACGCCGAGCTACTACGAACGGCTTGCTGATATCGTCGCTGAGAACGTTCGGCAGGCCGAGCGAACCGGCGAGTGGGACGGGCTCAGGAACCAGATCGAGCTGTGA
- the asd gene encoding aspartate-semialdehyde dehydrogenase, with protein MTVRVGVLGATGAVGQRLIQLLDPHPEFEIAALTASDASVGETYKDAAKWRVDSPIPEDVAGSEVRATDPDSVPDDVDLIFSSLPSSVGAEVEPEFCEAGYTVSSNSSNARMDEDVPLIIPEVNADHVDLLEVQRDERGWDGALLKNPNCSTITMVPPLAGLDREFDLTDVRVSTLQAVSGAGYSGVTSMEIIDNAIPHIGGEEQKMESESRKLLGSFDGAEVQLNEMDVAASCNRIPTLDGHLENVWADTAEDISTADAEAAMESVTGIDLPSSPEKLVTVFEEPDRPQPRLDRNVEDGMGVAVGGFRETNDGVQFNCLAHNTMRGAAGASVLNGELLNKRGYL; from the coding sequence ATGACTGTACGCGTAGGTGTGCTCGGTGCGACTGGCGCAGTCGGGCAGCGACTTATCCAACTGCTTGACCCCCACCCCGAGTTCGAGATCGCAGCACTGACCGCCAGCGACGCAAGCGTTGGCGAGACATACAAGGACGCCGCCAAGTGGCGCGTCGACTCCCCGATTCCCGAGGACGTAGCCGGGTCAGAGGTCCGCGCCACCGACCCGGATTCGGTGCCCGACGACGTCGATCTCATCTTCTCCTCGCTCCCGTCGAGCGTCGGCGCGGAGGTCGAACCTGAGTTCTGCGAGGCCGGCTACACTGTCTCCTCGAACTCCTCGAATGCCCGGATGGACGAGGACGTGCCCCTCATCATCCCCGAGGTCAACGCCGATCACGTCGACCTTCTTGAAGTCCAGCGCGACGAGCGCGGCTGGGATGGCGCGCTCCTAAAGAACCCGAACTGCTCGACGATTACGATGGTCCCGCCGCTTGCTGGCCTCGACCGCGAGTTCGACCTGACCGACGTGCGCGTCTCGACCCTGCAGGCCGTCTCCGGCGCGGGCTACTCCGGCGTTACGTCGATGGAGATCATCGACAACGCAATCCCACACATTGGCGGCGAAGAGCAGAAGATGGAGAGCGAATCACGCAAGCTACTGGGCTCGTTCGACGGCGCGGAAGTCCAGCTCAACGAGATGGACGTGGCCGCCTCCTGTAACCGCATTCCGACGCTCGACGGCCACCTCGAAAACGTCTGGGCCGACACGGCCGAGGACATCTCCACGGCCGACGCTGAGGCCGCGATGGAGTCCGTGACCGGTATCGACCTGCCGTCCTCGCCGGAGAAACTCGTCACGGTGTTCGAGGAACCGGACCGCCCACAGCCCCGCCTCGACCGCAACGTCGAGGACGGCATGGGCGTCGCGGTCGGCGGGTTCCGCGAAACGAACGACGGCGTCCAGTTCAACTGTCTGGCGCACAACACGATGCGCGGTGCCGCCGGTGCGAGCGTGCTGAACGGCGAACTGCTGAACAAACGCGGCTATCTGTAA
- a CDS encoding NAD(P)/FAD-dependent oxidoreductase, whose protein sequence is MEHVDVAIVGGGPAGSSAAEAAADHGADAVLLEKGVPRADREGTGPDSTDAAGLLDYWFDIMGIPRSEFPEDVVLSELDGAKFYGPSTEMTLTETGISSSADGFGITFHRARFDDWLRERATDAGADYRIGVSVTGVETDLRSSPRHTVRLANGEDIAAEYVILADGPQRTITGGTLDQFLPAGQTMADIMPSNEVNHIAYQEHRRMPEELFTPEFIEFWWGIMPGHTAYPWIFPNDAPVARIGLTMPIGLDIDAYDSSEWDLLNASDDSIPQGRQYIERLLEREFQAYDLDDFPLVEDRGKSKGTETYPISSTRPIESPVGAGIAVAGGAMGTTSAFHEGGDHVAVRTGKIAGRLAANDRLERYNDAWHDAIGDEILRNVTFADMVRDWRPGDWDRAFRTANDLMDARGIKADAALRGGYNGIKMVLAYKWGKFSSRNGKYVQLREDDYAV, encoded by the coding sequence ATGGAACACGTAGACGTCGCCATTGTGGGTGGTGGCCCGGCCGGGTCGTCGGCGGCCGAGGCTGCAGCCGACCACGGGGCCGACGCCGTCCTCCTCGAAAAGGGGGTCCCCAGAGCCGACCGCGAGGGGACGGGGCCGGACTCGACGGACGCCGCCGGGCTGCTCGATTACTGGTTCGACATCATGGGTATTCCGCGGTCAGAGTTCCCCGAAGACGTGGTGCTGAGCGAACTCGACGGGGCGAAGTTCTACGGCCCCTCGACGGAGATGACGCTTACCGAGACCGGTATCAGTTCCAGCGCTGACGGCTTCGGCATCACCTTCCACCGGGCGCGGTTCGACGACTGGCTTCGTGAGCGGGCGACGGACGCGGGCGCGGACTACCGCATCGGCGTCAGCGTCACCGGCGTCGAGACAGACCTTCGGAGTTCGCCGCGACACACCGTTCGGCTGGCCAACGGCGAGGATATCGCCGCCGAGTACGTGATCCTCGCCGACGGCCCACAGCGGACTATCACCGGCGGCACGCTCGACCAGTTCCTTCCGGCCGGACAGACGATGGCCGATATCATGCCCTCGAACGAGGTCAACCACATCGCCTATCAGGAACACCGCCGGATGCCAGAGGAGCTGTTCACACCGGAGTTCATCGAGTTTTGGTGGGGCATCATGCCCGGCCACACGGCGTACCCGTGGATTTTCCCGAACGACGCCCCCGTCGCCCGCATCGGTCTGACGATGCCCATCGGGCTGGATATCGACGCCTACGACAGCAGCGAGTGGGACCTCCTCAACGCGAGCGACGACAGCATCCCGCAGGGCCGGCAGTACATCGAGCGACTGCTCGAACGGGAGTTTCAGGCGTACGATCTCGACGACTTCCCGCTCGTCGAAGACCGCGGGAAATCGAAGGGGACGGAGACGTACCCTATCTCCTCGACCCGGCCGATAGAGTCCCCGGTGGGTGCCGGCATCGCTGTGGCCGGTGGGGCAATGGGGACCACCTCGGCGTTCCACGAGGGTGGCGACCACGTCGCCGTTCGCACCGGGAAAATCGCCGGCCGCCTCGCCGCGAACGACCGCCTCGAACGGTACAACGACGCCTGGCACGACGCCATCGGCGACGAAATCCTCCGGAACGTTACCTTCGCGGACATGGTTCGGGACTGGCGACCCGGCGACTGGGACCGGGCCTTTAGGACCGCCAACGACCTGATGGACGCCCGCGGAATCAAAGCCGATGCGGCGCTTCGTGGCGGCTACAACGGTATCAAGATGGTTCTGGCTTACAAATGGGGGAAGTTCTCCTCCCGCAACGGCAAGTACGTCCAGCTGCGCGAAGACGACTACGCCGTCTGA
- a CDS encoding bacterio-opsin activator domain-containing protein, with amino-acid sequence MSVILEFTVDNDQFRLGQVLSGPPAMDIELERIVPTGDAVMPFLWVNGDEYESFERKVLAADSVDDLVALDKVDDGILYRITWRGDHNDIIRGITEAEGTVLEAFNSDGSWEFHIRFNDHDRLSQFYNYCTDQNISIHINRTYTLTERTESVKQFGLSNEQREALILALHQGYFDTPSQVSLSELADELSITQQAMSNRIRRGNKQVLTETLLTSATNIE; translated from the coding sequence ATGAGCGTCATCTTGGAGTTCACCGTAGACAACGACCAGTTCAGGCTCGGGCAAGTGCTATCGGGACCACCAGCCATGGACATCGAGCTTGAGCGAATTGTTCCGACGGGCGACGCCGTGATGCCGTTTCTGTGGGTCAACGGAGACGAGTACGAGTCCTTTGAACGGAAGGTACTCGCGGCGGACAGCGTCGATGACCTCGTTGCACTCGACAAGGTCGATGACGGGATTCTCTATCGCATTACGTGGCGAGGCGACCACAATGATATAATTCGAGGTATCACCGAGGCAGAAGGCACAGTTCTGGAGGCGTTCAACAGTGACGGTAGCTGGGAGTTCCACATTCGATTTAACGACCATGATCGGCTCTCGCAGTTCTACAACTACTGTACAGACCAGAATATCAGCATTCATATCAACCGAACCTACACGCTGACCGAGCGGACTGAGAGCGTCAAGCAGTTTGGCCTCTCCAACGAACAGCGGGAAGCCCTCATACTGGCCCTTCATCAAGGTTACTTCGACACACCAAGTCAGGTAAGCCTGAGTGAACTCGCTGACGAACTGAGCATCACCCAACAGGCCATGTCGAACCGAATTCGTCGGGGGAACAAGCAAGTCCTTACCGAAACCCTCCTCACGTCGGCGACGAACATAGAGTAA